The Streptomonospora litoralis genome window below encodes:
- a CDS encoding Sir2 family NAD-dependent protein deacetylase yields MTETLDTGEFTAAIARMRAVLGRGPVVALTGAGISTDSGIPDYRGPDSPPRKPMTYQQFVGDAAFRRHYWARNHVGWRHVHTTRPNDGHRALARLEDAGVVSGIITQNVDTLHEMAGSGGVLDLHGRYDRVVCLACGRVVSREHLARRLTALNPHFAGGVDDVEIAPDADAVLASTRGFTVADCAGCGGMLKPDIVYFGENVPTERVLAGYRLVDDAEALLVAGSSLTVLSGRRFVKRAADQGKPVVIVNRGPTRSDALAALTVDAGCSAVLSALAGAYQA; encoded by the coding sequence GTGACCGAAACGCTCGACACCGGGGAATTCACGGCCGCAATCGCCCGGATGCGCGCGGTCCTGGGGCGGGGACCGGTGGTCGCGCTGACCGGCGCGGGGATCTCGACGGACTCCGGCATCCCCGACTACCGCGGGCCCGACTCGCCGCCCCGCAAGCCGATGACCTACCAGCAGTTCGTCGGCGACGCCGCCTTCCGCCGCCACTACTGGGCCCGCAACCACGTGGGCTGGCGCCACGTGCACACCACGCGCCCCAACGACGGGCACCGCGCCCTGGCCCGGCTGGAGGATGCCGGCGTCGTCTCCGGAATCATCACCCAGAACGTGGACACGCTGCACGAGATGGCGGGCAGCGGCGGCGTTCTCGACCTGCACGGGCGCTACGACCGCGTGGTGTGCCTCGCGTGCGGCCGGGTCGTCTCGCGGGAGCACCTGGCCCGGCGCCTGACCGCGCTGAACCCGCACTTCGCCGGGGGAGTGGACGACGTGGAGATCGCGCCCGACGCCGACGCGGTGCTCGCGTCGACGCGCGGTTTCACCGTGGCCGACTGCGCGGGCTGCGGGGGGATGCTCAAGCCCGACATCGTCTATTTCGGCGAGAACGTGCCCACCGAGCGCGTGCTGGCGGGCTACCGGCTCGTCGACGACGCCGAGGCCCTGCTCGTCGCGGGTTCGTCGCTCACCGTGCTGTCGGGCCGCCGGTTCGTCAAGCGCGCGGCCGACCAGGGCAAGCCCGTGGTGATCGTCAACCGCGGCCCCACCCGTTCGGACGCGCTCGCCGCGCTCACCGTCGACGCGGGCTGCTCCGCCGTGTTGAGCGCACTGGCCGGGGCATACCAGGCATGA
- a CDS encoding DHA2 family efflux MFS transporter permease subunit: protein MTDTAATASQTSDHPPDAAAKTPRAGLLIGMLVISAFVMILNETILSVALRDLTVALGVSTTTVQWLTSGFLLTMAVVIPTTGFLLERFTPRQVFLASLTMFSLGTLLCAVAPGFATLLVGRVVQACGTAVMVPLLMTSVMRLVPPHRRGATMGTITIVIAVAPAIGPTIGGAVLASLGWRWMFWLVLPLAVTALAIGARWLRLDSRTRSVPLDLLSVLLSAVGFGGLLYGLSSIGESGGGGHALPPWIPVAIGGVSLAVFVWRQLRLQREDRALLDLRPFTQRSFVVCLILAGLLFMCLLGVASILLPLYLQTVMDTGTFVSGLAVLPGGLVLGLLGRPVGALFDRFGARPLVIPGALAMAVSLWLFTALGPDSSLAAVIAIHVVLMTGLGLMMTPLMTESLGSLPDHLYSHGSAILTTLQQVAGAFGTAVFVTVAALGSAAAAESPDAEGLRMAFVVAGCIGAAAVVTALFVRRPAAPAAAPVGGEPQHQHEESA from the coding sequence ATGACCGACACCGCGGCCACCGCGTCGCAAACCTCCGACCATCCTCCCGACGCAGCGGCCAAGACACCGCGAGCCGGCCTGCTGATCGGCATGCTGGTCATCTCGGCCTTTGTGATGATCCTCAACGAGACGATCCTGAGTGTCGCCCTGCGCGACCTCACGGTCGCCCTCGGCGTCTCCACCACCACGGTGCAGTGGCTGACCAGCGGCTTCCTGCTCACGATGGCTGTGGTGATCCCCACGACGGGGTTCCTGCTCGAACGGTTCACCCCGCGCCAGGTGTTCCTCGCCTCGCTGACGATGTTCAGCCTGGGAACGCTGCTCTGCGCGGTCGCCCCGGGATTCGCGACGCTGCTGGTCGGACGCGTCGTGCAAGCCTGCGGCACCGCCGTGATGGTGCCGCTGCTGATGACCTCGGTGATGCGGCTCGTCCCGCCGCACCGGCGCGGCGCGACGATGGGCACCATCACCATCGTGATCGCCGTCGCGCCGGCCATCGGCCCGACCATCGGCGGCGCCGTGCTGGCCTCGCTGGGCTGGCGCTGGATGTTCTGGCTGGTCCTGCCGTTGGCGGTGACGGCGCTGGCCATCGGCGCCCGCTGGCTGCGCCTGGACAGCCGCACCCGGTCGGTGCCGCTGGACCTGCTCTCGGTGCTGCTGTCCGCGGTCGGGTTCGGGGGCCTGCTCTACGGCCTGTCCTCCATCGGCGAATCGGGCGGCGGAGGGCACGCGCTGCCGCCGTGGATCCCGGTCGCGATCGGAGGGGTCTCGCTGGCCGTCTTCGTCTGGCGCCAACTCCGCCTCCAGCGCGAGGACCGGGCACTGCTCGACCTGCGCCCTTTCACTCAGCGCAGCTTCGTGGTCTGCCTGATCCTGGCGGGCCTGCTGTTCATGTGCCTGCTGGGCGTAGCGTCGATCCTGCTCCCGCTGTACCTGCAGACCGTCATGGACACGGGCACGTTCGTCAGCGGGCTTGCCGTGCTGCCCGGCGGACTCGTCCTGGGCCTGCTCGGCCGGCCCGTCGGGGCGCTGTTCGACCGCTTCGGCGCCCGGCCGCTCGTGATCCCGGGCGCTCTGGCCATGGCGGTGTCGCTGTGGCTGTTCACCGCGCTGGGTCCGGACTCCTCGCTGGCCGCGGTGATCGCCATCCACGTTGTACTCATGACCGGGCTCGGGTTGATGATGACGCCGCTGATGACCGAGTCGCTGGGGTCCCTGCCCGACCACCTCTACTCCCACGGGAGCGCCATCCTGACCACTCTGCAGCAGGTGGCGGGCGCGTTCGGCACCGCCGTCTTCGTGACCGTGGCGGCCCTGGGCAGTGCCGCGGCAGCGGAGAGCCCCGACGCGGAAGGTCTGCGCATGGCGTTCGTCGTCGCGGGGTGCATCGGGGCAGCGGCGGTGGTTACGGCGCTGTTCGTCCGACGACCCGCCGCTCCCGCCGCAGCGCCGGTCGGCGGTGAGCCGCAGCATCAGCACGAGGAATCCGCCTAG